The nucleotide window ATATCATCCAATATCGGATTCTGGCCCCCATCACGCTTCTGAAACTGCTTCTTCAAAGGTCACCTCCACGGCCAGCTTCATGGACATGTGGCCTGTACAGTCCCACGGGGCCCCATGCCCCACACACAGAAGGGCCCTGCACTTGGTTTTACAATctgctgttgccatcttgaagttctcagtttttgaacaaggggccctatgttttcattttgcactgggccctgaAATTGTGTGTCCAGCTCTGGTCATTCATATAGTCTCTTACAAAATCCAGCGAGGTTTTCCTTCTCAGAAGGGTCTCCACAGCATATGACCTTAGTCTCCTTTGTGCAAGTCTCTGTGACACACTGCTCTCCTGTCCTCTTTTACTGCATTGCGAGAAGGTGCTGTAATGGGATGGCATGGGCTGCAAATGGTGGTTAGGATCAAGAGACCCTGGGAAATGAGCCCTCCCAGACATGAGGGAGACTTAACAGGACCAACTTGGGGGCCCAAGGCTCTAGCAAACAGAGACAACTGGAGTCAGCTCCAACCCAACACAGAAAATCATCAGGAAAACTTGTACTGACCATATGACTTCAGATGCCTTGAAGAACCCCTTCTAACTCTAGAGGGGCCATCTACCAACCgtgcagagaacaaactaaaaCAGGGAGGCCTACCAATCAGGCAAGAGCGTTGGACACTCTGAGAGGAGCCAGGAGATGAGGTCCCCTGGAGACAGACAAGATTTCCAAGGAAAAGACTGAGGGAAGTTTGTTCACTGTGGAAGAAGGTGGCATAGGACACAgtaagacagaaaaggagagtgagggagggaccgAATTGGGGGAGATGGCTGCTGGAGGCAATGGGTGTGAGATGGGGCCCACCCCAATTCTGCCCCCCAGGCCTGCCAAGCAGGGATCCTTCTGCTGGGCCAGGCTGTGGGCAACCAGCAGAGGTTCTGAGAGGCGGAGTCTCAGCCTGGAGGAAGTCTCAGctgggagaggagggacagaagacGACAATGTCAAGGCCTTGGGAGGGGAGcctgaagcagagaaaggaattgGGGCCTGGTCTCCCCATGACAGAGTTCATCAGGGTCCAGGATCTGCCCTGTCTTGGCATCGCCTGGCCAGGCCATGGCTCAGGTATCTGACACCTGGGGCCCGGAGTCACATGCCAGGAAACTCAACACTCTTGGGGCCCAGCCCCCAACTTCCAGCAGCTACGAGCAAACAGGGCTTCTAGAGAAGGAAGCGGTTCTCTAGAGCCGGGCACCAGGGAGACTACTTCCGGGGAGAGGGAACACAAGAGAAGACTCTCCCACCAACAGGGGTGAGAGGTtgagaggaggagggtggagcGGAGGAAGAGAAGAGTGGAGAGGACAAagctggggcaggcagggggcaggtgcTCCAGGAAAAGGGGGAGATGGGCACAGAAAGCAGGCATAGTCACCTAGCCTAGGTGAATGCCCTGACATCTGCTCGctgatctgtcttccttgtcTCCAATCTGGCCCTCAGGTGCCTACGGAGCCCACCTGGCAGCCACCCAGGTAGGTTGGTAGAAAAAGACTTTATTCCAATAAGGGAGATCAGTACATGGGCAGAAGCAAAGCCTTAGGAGCTCCCAGACCCAGAGTGACCAACAGGGCCTTGGACCATGGAACTTCATAGATTAGCCCTCCAGAATCAAAGAGACGCTAGAAAAATCTCAGGCCCAGGGGAATCTTTTACCCAAAGGGCCTGAAAAAGGAACCCTAAACCCCAAAGAAGAAGCTAAAGTCACCCAGGCCTGACAGAACCCCCAAAGGAAGGCCCCCACCCACAGAGACCCCACAGGGGACCTCTGGAAGAGAGAGCTGGCAGTGGGGAATGGAATTCTTTTGACTCATTCTTCCTTTATGGGGCTTTTCTTCCCCAGATCCTACTGCACTCCAGGACTATGCCAATATTTGGCCATGCTCCTACCAGCCAgtcacctcctctctctcctgctggtgCTAGGCACAGGTGGCACGGTGCCCAGCCCCTGGGTGCCTCCTCAGGGCTGCTACGTGGCAGAAGAAGCTGGTGAGAGGACATTCCGCTGCAGCCAGGCAGGCCTGAGTGCTGTGCCCACCGGCATCCCCAACGACACCCGCAAGCTCTACCTGGATGCCAACCAGCTGGCATCAGTGCCAGCTGGAGCCTTCCAGCACCTGCCTGTCCTGGAGGAGCTGGATCTGTCCCATAATGCCCTTGTCCACCTCTCAGGGGCTGCTTTCCAGGGCCTGGCAGGCAGTCTGCGCCACCTTGACCTCTCTGCCAACCAGCTGGCCTCGGTGCCTGTGGAGGCCTTCGTGGGCCTGAAGATCCAAGTGAATCTATCCGCCAACCCATGGCGCTGTGACTGTGCCCTCCAGGAGGTGCTCAGGCAGGTGAGGCTGGCACCGGACACTGGAACAGGCATCGTGTGTGGCCCCGGAGCCCGACCAGACCTCGTGGGGCAAGAGTTCCTGCCGCTGGCAGGGGAGGAAGAGCTGTGTGggacggggcggggtggggcccAGCGGAGCACTGATGTAGCCCTGCTGGTCACCATGGGGGGCTGGCTGGTGCTCGTGGTGGCTTATCTGGCGCACTACGTGTGGCAGAACCGGGATGAGACTCGACGTCCCCTCAAGCCGGCCCCCGTGCTGCCCGTGCGCTCTGAGGACTCCTCTACCCTCAGCACAGTGGTCTGAGGACCAGGGCCACTCCTCCAGCCCCATGCCCCACACTCCTACCACCGtgccctctcttttcctctaaccctctgcctcctctacagccccccatcccccaaattcctccccacttcctcctctgtctcccctaaacacctgatctctctctctctctcaatcaacaCCATCTTTGGTGACTACTGTGCCTGGTTGTGCTAGACTCAGAGACCCAAAGCTCCCGAGtccacagtgggggggggggggggcaacagaACAGAGGTGGGTGCGGGCAGAACATGGAGGAGGAAGCCTCTGCCTGGCTGTGTGGATGTCTGAACTGACATTTCAAGAATGAAAAGGGCTTTGGGCAGAAGAGGGAGGACCCTAGCGAAAAAGCAGTAAACAAAGTCAAAGAAGATGCAAACAACTTAGAAGGTATGGGCACCAAAAAGACCTACCTGGCGGCTGGAATAGAGGATGCAAAGAGGGGCAAGGGGATGGTGGGCCAAGCTGGAGGGGAAGTCAGAAACTGGGGTGCAGACAGATTGAGAAGGACTGTGTGGgctcctgctctcttctctccatctACGGAGAAGCTCCCCCttacttcctgcctctctcttgaccccaggctcctctccctgtgtcttctctTGGGGGCCTCCTGGCTTAGAgtcctctgcttccttttccagagactctccatctctcttctctctcttttatacaCTGATGGGCTTTCTGAACCCTTTCCCTTGGGGGAAGAGGGGTCTCCTCTATGTCTGAGCTGAAGATGGGTCACCGGGAGTCGGAGGGGGATAGGGACGAGGAGGTCTCCCACCTCCAGAATATCACTGGACAACTCAATAAAGTCACTTTTATTAAGGCTCCTGATCTCTTCCTTATTGTTCATTTCATTGAATGCACGTGGCTTGACAGTGAGGAGTGGGAAAGTGTTGAGCCCTTTACCACGGCCTCTGCCACCACTTTGGCGGCGTGTGCTCCCGCTGGGTTGGATGCcaactcctctctcccctcctacCTCCCAGTTCCTGACACCAGAGTCTATCTGCTAGGGATGCCAGGGCCTATGAATTAATGATAATGGAACCAGAATGGAGAATGGGAGGAGGCTAGAGGGAGGACaaacagggaggagggaaggagggcaaggTCCAGGCATCAGTGATCAGCTGGCAGCTTCCAGTCTGTTAGACGGGGCATAGgaagcaaagggaaagggagCTGTTACCCTCCTGGCAATCTCTCATTTCTCTCAGTGGGAATCTGAGCAGGGGTTACAGAGAAACTAGATGTGCTCAAAGTTAATGAAAGAACTCGTGGGGCAGAGGAGACCAAGTTGCCTGAAGAAGGGGGGCCATATGAGATATCCCTATCACCAAATGGGCTTCTCAAGGGACCAAAGGGGTCAAcacaccccctccctcaccctcatGCAGCATGATCCACCCATGCAGCCTCCGTGGAGGAAACTGCTGCTTTGGGGAATCTCATGGAAACTCCAACAGAAGCTGAACATAAGAACCACTGAACCACGGTTCCACCCAGCTTGGGGCAGATTCTGGGACAGATGGAGAGGCTGCTCAAGAAGAagcaaacaggggtgcctgggtggctcagccggttaagtggccaactttggctcaggtcatgatctcgcagtccatgagttcgagccctgctgtgctgacagctcagagcctggagcctgttttggattctgtgtgtctctctctctgaccctcccctgttcatgctctgtctctctgtgtctcaaaaataaataaatgttaaaaaaaaatttttttaaagaagcaaagagGAATCCACTACCTCCCCAGTCCCTCTGACCCACCCTAATTTCCCTGTCTCCTTTCCAGCATCCCCAGCCCCTTCTCTTGCCATCTCTGAGGCTCCCTCCACCACTCCAAGGCTGAGGTCCCTCATATCATTCAGGAAGTCTCAACTTGACTCATTTCAGAAAAACCTGAgacccaccccccatcccctttTCTCAGGAGACATGGGCCTCCCCACTTCCAGGGATGCTCAGGGACAGGGAAAGAACTAGAGTGTGGACAGTTTCCAGCTGCAGTTTGACCTCCACCCCAGCCACACCCTGGCCTGGGCCTTGGAATCTTGGCCCAAATCCTATCATACCCTCCATCAGTTTCTCCCCTGCCACTGTCTGTCCCAGTCTGCTCACCCACCCGCTCCTGGAATCAGGCTGGGACACATCTCACTGGATCCTGGGAAACAGACTGTGTAGGCCTATGGGAGTGGGAGCCTGGGGGACAGGTGGGGCCCCGAGTCTCTATTATCTGTGTCCATCTCTGGAGCCTCATTTGACTTCCTGTCATCCCAAGCAGCAGAAACGACACCTTTAAGATCTGCAGAGTTGGTTCCCCTGCCCAGACACCTAACCCCAATTCTCAGAGTTGAGCACAGATGGGAAAGGATCCAGGGAGGGAAACTTTGCCTGGAACCCAAGTGAGGAAGGGTCCTAGAGCCCTGGATAGTGTCATCTTGGTAGTTATCCCCATGGCCCCTTCTGGCTCAAATTCCTTTCCCTCTTGCGTTctagggcaggagagggagagggagggcaagtGGGGCAGAAGATGGAGATGGCAGGGGAGATGCTTCATTGGCTCCTCTCCCTAGGGAGAGACCCCTTTACCCCCGTCAGCTGGGGTCCCTGAGTCGGAAATTGGTGGGAGGGGGGCATCAGAAGCTATAGCTTCAGCTCAGCACATTATAGGACGCTGGACAGAGTGGGGCCTCCACAGACTCAGAGATGCTCCCTCCCAGAGCAACAATCACTGAAGCCCTCAGCCCTTCCCTCTGCACTCTGGCCTCTGAGTTGTGCTTGTCCACCAGGCAGGCAGCAAGGGGTAAGATAACTGGTTTCTCCCCCATCCTTATCTCCACCGGGGACCAAAGATCATAGGACCCATGTTCTGAGATGCCAAGTAGGCAGCTGGCCGGTTTCATTTTTGCTGTCTGCTTCTCACACTTCGGGCTGGTACAGATGCACTCCATCAAGACCAACCTCTCCTACCGGGACATGCGGGAGCCAGGAACGAAGCTGCCAGGTGCCAAGAGAGCCCAGCCACACACCTGGTCCAGAAGAACCCAGGAGGTCTGGGGCAGGACCCAGCTTAGCACCCACATGCAGCATCCTGGAGCCAGCAGGCTGTATGTAGGTGTGGGAGAAGAGGAGTCCCTCGCTCAGCTCTTCCAAAACCAATTTCTTCCTGCCCTGCAGAGCAGAAGCCTGGGGCGGCCCTGAGGGAGCTCCCGGTCTGAGGGGGAGAGACAGGAACCTAACTCTCGGGGAACTCCCAGGCTTATGGAAGAAATAGGGTCTTTTCTCTCTGGGGAGCTCTGAAGCTGGGGAGACCAAGACCTACCCCAGACACAGAGACTTGAGCATCTACAAAGCCACGTTATCTACAAAAGGAAGTGAACAGAGAGCAGACTGAGTACCCAGGAGCCGAGGGAGGCAGTTAAGGAGCAATGGGTGGGGTGCAGCCCCCACCCTTCCTGTCTTGGGCTCACATGCAGACATTTCGAGTGCAACACTGAGCTCTCCTACAGAGGGGAGGGCATATCCGCATCAAAACCAGAAGCAACCCAACAGCTTATTCCAAGGGGAGGGCTGTGCCTCCCCCATTAGACCCAGGGGAGTTCCGACTACAAACAGTTTTACCTCATCTTGCTGGGTCTTTGTCACCAGCAAGCTTGCTGCCTATGAGCAACGGCTCCCCCAAAtcaggaaggcaggaagcaaaGCAGAGCGAGGCCTTGAGCTCCCAAAACAGATGCCAAGACAAGCCCATTCATGCATTCGACAAACGTTTATTGAGTtactactacatgccaggcactgcagaTACAAAGATGAGGACGTCATGGTATCCACATTTGGGGGTCTGACAGGCTAGTGATGGCAGCCCGGGTGATAGTGGCAGGCACAGGGGTCATGTGAGCCCAGAGGGGCATTGAAAGCAAACACTAAAGTTCAAGCCCATCTCTCTTGGACACCACAGCCCTTTGGATGGGTGAAGATGGCTCTGGTGTCTCCAATACTTCAAGTTAGCACATTACGGTACTTCTcagtttttgtctctctctcctcattccaGGTCTACTGCTACCATACGCCCACACATCTCCAAGTCCCTGGAATCTAGCTTATCTGCTCCCGGTCACAATACTCATTTCTGCACTCCGGGCCATCACTATCTTCCTCTTCTAGaatgctaaacaaacaaacaaacaaaacaaaaacaaaaaaaaaaaacctttgtgtcCCATACTCAAATGAATGTCTGAGGTCAGCTCTCAATTCTCATTCACTTTTGGGGTCAGGGACAATTTTATCATGCAGAGTCAGACCATCAAGGAAGTTTCTTGCAAGGGACGTGTGGGAACAAGCACAAGAGCATGTATGTCCTCTAGAACCAAGAAAACACTGCGAAGTGACATAGGGAAGCAGGTTGAGGAACCAGGCCAGGTGAGAGGGGCTGGCACCCAGGGGCGTGCCCCCATGAGAGCAGCACCAGCTGTCAGAGCTGGCAGTGATCTTCAGAGAGGGGTGgtgagttgcccaaggtcatacaaggAGTCAGGGAAGAAATTAACAGGACTAGAACCTCAGGGCCCCTATCCCTCTgggactcacacacacacccttctaaGGGGAAGGGACAAGGGAGGGATAGGGAGAAACAAGGTGGATCCAGGGGTGCAAATGAGGGAGCCGGAGGTGGCTAGGAAGAGGGCCCCGCCCACTCAGAGCCGGCCCCACTCCACCCACCACAAGAGCTGAAGAATCTTTGGGAGCATGACGCAGAACCTGTATGTTCGAGGTGGCCAAGGCTggggaggagctggaggaagCCACCCTGGAGAAGGAGGGCAAGGCTGGAGGGGGCattccatccccctccccactgctgtgGGGTTCCAAGCTGGCAATCTCCAAGATGCTTCCCCTGTCCCACCCCCATCCTTGCTCACacttgcccctctcctcccctcccacagccctgcaCTCTCCCCTGCATCCCTGCCCACCATCAGGGCAACCTACCCTCTTCTCCTCCATACCTGCCTCTCACCTAGTTCCCCTAATAACAGCACCCTCATCTTTTACaactcccctcttctcttttctaaagGTCTGAGGATGTTTCCATCTATTGTCTCACTGGAATCCTGTAAGGAGGGCTACAGTGCATCTGCACTCCCCACCCTGGAGTGTTTGGGAAACTACCTGGGCAAAGTCCAGTGGTGCACCCAGGTTTCCCGGTCTCAGTTGGGCTTTCCTTCCCTGCTCCACCCTCTGTCCCGTTCCCATCGTCAGCTGTCCCCAACCCTTCGTGGGACTGCTCTATCGCAGCCACTCGTGGTGACGGGGTGtgtccctctgccctctgcaggATCTTCAGTGCCCACTGGAAGCTAGCGTAAGGAGCTGAGCTCCCGGGCACCCAACACCAGACCAGCCCCGATCATCTTCCCCTGGGGAGGGGTACCTGCGGGAGGGCACGGAACGCCAAGGCTCAGAAGGTGGTCTCTGTGCCTGGGGGCGGGGGACCCGCTGAGTGAAGTCAAGACGAGACTGGTAGAGCGGGATAGGGTCCTGGTCACCACTGTCCTGCACCCTCACTCACCTAGGCCTGAGCCGGGAACACACGGAGTATCTGGCGCTGCGGGCTGAAGGGGAGGAGGAGCGGCTGGCATTGAAACCCGGAACAGCGGCTGCCCAGCTAAGGAGTGGATGCTGCGGGAGTAGGGGGAcccgggggctgggctggggcgcTGGGGTTAGGAAGGGGCCTGGGCGGGGCAAGCGCAGTGTAGGAGGCCGGGGAGGGGTGACATGGAAGATCTGGAGGAGGCTAGAGTGGTGAGGCCAGACTGTGAGCATAGGGCGCAGGACCGGGACCCCGGTGGGCATCGTGGGGGGCGGGGCTTAAGATGGTAGGGGCGTGGCTTGGTAGCCTGGGCGGAGCTGAGGGAGCTGGGGCCCTTGTGGGCTGGATGGGGTGACCCGCCTGCCTCTCCAGGGAGATCTCAGCGCACTTGGAGGAAGGCTCCTTTAAGTTGAGGGAGAGACTGGGGCCCTGCCCTGAGGGAGTCTGCTCTCTGTGCAGGGAGaactctccctctcctcaggaaCTTCCCTGTCTTTCCAGCTGTAGGAGTCTCTAGCTGATCATTTCCCATACTCTCTGCCTGATGGATGGGGTCCTGAATCTTGGTGACCCAGAGATTCTGGGAGTccaaggggcagggccagggtctCAGTCCTCTGAATGACTGCTGGAGACTTCTAGTCAACTCAACACCATGCTTGCTGGGTACATCCTCTACCTGCTAGGGGCTCTGCTGAGGGGCGGGAGTGGGGTTGGGTGTCCCTCCCTCATGTGACTGACAGGCCTCCTGGCTTAGACCCAGTGGTAACAAGCCAGACCTGCAACGTAATTTACAGATCTCAGTGAAGAATAAAACCTAGAGGAGTTCTTGcttaaaatgattaagaattattattcaaaaggtgcttgggtggctcagttggttaagcctccaattcttgatttcggctcaggtcatgatctcagggtttgtgagtttgagcccccccagCAGGCTTGCACTTActgcatggggcctgcttgggattctctctctccctctctttctgctcctcccctacttgtgcactcgctctctctctctctctctctctctctcaaaataaataaataaactttaattaaaacaaaaaaagagttattCTTCAAGATGGCAACAGGAAAGCATTAAACCAAGCTGGGGTCCTGTGTGACTTCATAGGTTGCATGCCCATGCAACCAAGCTACAAGCAGATCAATCAGGGTCCAACCCCTGTCATTCCCTTCTCCCAAGGAAAAAGCAAAAGGTGTAAGCCCACCTAGCCTCcattcatttttcccccaaagaaaggaGAATACATATTCTTACAGGgatcttctctcattctctcctggAGGGGAGTGAATCTGCTGCCccagccaacacacacacacacacacacacacacacacacacacacacacacacagttagcCCCCCGAGCTGCCTTACAATCTCCTGCCcaccaagagagggagagagaacatgctcATGTCTCTCACAccacctcctctccttttccctcttcagCGTTGAGCGAGGAGCACCAGCCGCTGCTATGTCTGTGCAGAAAGAAGTCCTTTCCTACAGACAGAGCTGGTGAGGGGCCTGGGGATTGCAGGACAGGTGTGAGGGATGACAACTAGGGTAAAATGGAGTTTGAGCACTAGAAGAGATCCGGAAGTTCATGCAGCTCCACCCCCTCCATCACAGATGACCTCTctggcccagagagaggaaggtaCTTCTCTGGGGCCACACAACAGGCTCCTAGCAGAGCTGTCTATGGAACTCAGGTCTCCAGACTCTTAATCTGTGCCCGCTTCTGCTCAACTCTAGCACTAATGGGCAGAGGGGGTCAAGGGTGGGGTCA belongs to Acinonyx jubatus isolate Ajub_Pintada_27869175 chromosome E1, VMU_Ajub_asm_v1.0, whole genome shotgun sequence and includes:
- the LRRC3C gene encoding leucine-rich repeat-containing protein 3C; translation: MAAGGNGCEMGPTPILPPRPAKQGSFCWARLWATSRGSERRSLSLEEVSAGRGGTEDDNVKALGGEPEAEKGIGAWSPHDRVHQGPGSALSWHRLARPWLRSYCTPGLCQYLAMLLPASHLLSLLLVLGTGGTVPSPWVPPQGCYVAEEAGERTFRCSQAGLSAVPTGIPNDTRKLYLDANQLASVPAGAFQHLPVLEELDLSHNALVHLSGAAFQGLAGSLRHLDLSANQLASVPVEAFVGLKIQVNLSANPWRCDCALQEVLRQVRLAPDTGTGIVCGPGARPDLVGQEFLPLAGEEELCGTGRGGAQRSTDVALLVTMGGWLVLVVAYLAHYVWQNRDETRRPLKPAPVLPVRSEDSSTLSTVV